Below is a genomic region from Leucoraja erinacea ecotype New England unplaced genomic scaffold, Leri_hhj_1 Leri_515S, whole genome shotgun sequence.
ATGCAGAATTATCTCTACTTACCATATTCAATATCCATATCATCATAACCTGCATAAAACCAGAAATAATACACTTCAAATCTTTCATTGTTTGCTAATGGATGATTCAAAGTAGAAATGGAAATGTTGACAAGATAGGTTACAATCCACTTAATAATAGCACAGATGGAATGGTCTGTTCACCTCTAACCATCCAGCCGAACATCGTGAAGCAAGCCGAGCggaggtcacagagagagagcTCTTCCTGCCGCACAGACTGCAATTAGTAAGGACAGGCAACAGAGCATTTTCCATGACAATTCTTAACGTTGTTGTTTCTCAAGGCTACATCCTCAGCCCCCTAATACCGCCTGAGATTCGTGATTTCCCGCTGTTAAAATAAGAGAACTGCAAAGAGGCAAGAagaattaatgatttggacgagggaattgaatgcaacatctccaagtttgcggatgacacgaagctggggggcagtgttagctgtgaggaggatgctaggaggctgcaaggtgacttggataggctgggtgagtgcgcaaatgcatggcagatgcagtgtaatgtggataaatgtgaggtggcaaaaacaggaaagtagatgattatctgaatggtggccgattaggaaagggggagacgcaacgagacctgggtgttatggtacaccagtcattaaaagtaggcatgcaggtgcagcaggcagtgaagaaggcgaatgatatgttagcattcatagcaaaaggatttgagtataggagcagggaggttctactgcagttatacagggtcttggtgagacaacacttggagtattgcgcacagttttggtctcctaatcagaggaaagacatttttgccgtagagggagtacagagaaggttcaccagactgattcctgggatgtcaggactttcatatgaagaaagactggatagacttggtttatactctctagaatttagaagattgaggggggatcttatagaaacttacaaaattcttaaggggttggacaggctagatgcaggaagattgttcctgctgttcgggaagtcctgaacaaggggtcacagtttaaggataagggggaaatcttttaggaccgagatgaggaaaacatttttcacacagagagtggagaatctctggaattatctcccgcagaaggtatttgaggccagttcattgactatatttaagagggagttagatgtggcccttgtggctaaagggatcagggggtatggagagaaggcaggtacaggatactgagttggatgagcagccatgatcatattgaatggcggtgcaggctcgaagggccgaatggcctactcctgcacctattttctatgtttctatgtttctatgaattactCCCAAGTAAACCAGAATCTGGGTGTATATTTGCAAATTTCACTGAAACATATTTGGCTTTTCATGTTGCTTTCTTCCAAATTGTATTCAGACATTCACAGGATAGAATAATTATTTGTCCAATTCTGTTAGAGAAATAAATTAACGAGAACATGTTTATTTATCTCGTTCACCAAGGGATGCCAAGATATAAAATGAATAAACACAGTCCATTTAACTGCGGTCTGAAAGGTGAGAAGGATGGAAAGAACGAGGGACTCGGTGCTGAGTGGATTagaagaggaagatggaaggatgCAGCGCAGGAACGGGCTCTTTGGGCCACAATGTGTGTGGTGAACATGATGTTAGGATTAGTGGAAGGTGGACCACTGAAACGGGAGAAGGGCTGTGAAACAACATTGAACATTTCTCGATCAGTCATTGTAAATTGGAATCGGAATTCTCCGATATATCTTACCTTCCAAAATGCAAAACAGCTGGAGTtctgaaaataaaaacaagtCCCAGGACCGTGTCAGTCACTGCGCACAGACAGAGCACAGTACAGGCGGTGCTCTCTGTGTTCAAACACTGTTGACAGTAAACGAGAGCACTATCTAAACTACTTGCCAAACATGTCCATGGATCTGCAGACTTTCAACACACTTTGTGTTGAAGTAATTTCCCCAGCTCCCCTCTAATCCTCCTGCCCAGAACATTCAACCGAATGTCCCTAGTTATTGGTCTGGCAGTTCATGGAAACACATCCTTCCCAATGGCTCTATTCCATTATTCCATACACCAGGGCATCTTCCCTTGACGGCTTCACCCATCACCCCTGGTGAGAAAACATTGCCCCTAAGGTttgtactaaatctttccccactcagctTAAGCTGATGCCATCTAATTCGTGATTCACTGTAGCCTCACACCTTATCTATTTATTTCATGAATGTATtcatctctataagattacccgcTCACCCCCCTGCGCCCCTTCTCACCTTGAATCTTTTTGTCTTCGTATCTGTGGATCATTATATTACACAAAACCGGCAAACGCCCAGAATATCGGCAGCCAAATGTTGAACTCGTTAACTTTATTGATGAACATATCTAGAAGGGAAATGCGTACACTCGTATCCGATGTCCCAGCACTTGAGAACCTGAGCTACAGATATTCGGCCGGTTGGTCATATTCTGTGGAGAgcaggaggttgaagggtgatcttatagatgtgtacttAACCATGGCGGGAATAGAGAGTGTGAGTGCACAATCTTTTACCTAGTGTAGGGAATGATGAATtcgagggcacaggcttaaggtgagaggggcaagatttaatgcaAATCGcaagggcaacgttttcacacaaaggatgttgggaatatggaacgagctgccagaggagctagttgaggcaggtactataacataatttaaaagacaattggacagggatgcggataggaaaggtttggagagagttTGAGTTTTTATTTTACTAGTAGTATTTTGTCTGGCGAGCTAGTGTTACACCCCTTTCTCTGGTGAAATGTGCGCCGATCAGGGAAGCGCCCTCGACCGCTATCGCCGCTAATGGGTGTCACGGGAACAGAGGTATCGAATGAAAAAGGTAGACCATCTCATTACGCAGCGCCAGGATAGGAAGATTTTGTATTACTTCACAAGCTGGCCGTGTAGTGATGTGTCCAAGTAACTCGCACATGAACCAACTCACACAAGTAGCGGGTTTACTGAGATCTCAGCCGCTGTTATGAACTGACATGAAACACGGGACATCCATATCATGAAATAATGTGTAGGTTTAATTTTCagtagagacacagcacagcgCCGGACTTCCGGTTCCGATCTCACCCATGTCACGAGCATTTGAACAAGTTGATGGAGATTACTGTCCACAGTCTGGGTTTTTtttgcggggtgggggggagtctCTTAttctgaaccagcatctgcagttccttgtttcctcatTGGGACAGTTTGGAAAGGCATTGAACCTGCCCACCAAGACAGGAGCAGTGGGAGGTGCAACTGAATCTATCAGCTGTCCCAACGCACTAGTGGTTTCTTCCCACCGGCACCGAGCATataaccccctctccccatccataGCACCAACAACCAGCTCCCCATCACTTGCCGAATgttggggttcaatcctgaggtAACCCACACCTGATCAATTATAGatcctgtgtgtaggaaggaactgcagatgcaggttaacaccgcagatagacacaaaatgcgggagtaactcggctggtcaggcagcatttcaggagagaaggaacgggtgacgttccgggtcgagacccttcttcagactgagagtcgggcgaGAGGGAGACCGGAGGTATGGAAGGGTAaaatgtgaaaacgacagatcaaatcagggaaatgtagaatggttcattgttagcggaGGGaacggtgacaacgaggcatacaatcagcaaaattaatcaggacGGTGAAACTAGTcgaagaactagggtggggagagacggagagagatggaaagcaaagATTACTAAGTTTACTGATTGCATGCCTCCTGCAGTCCCGTGTATCAACTTCTCTCTTTTATAGAGAGATTTCCAGGTTCCCACATACCTGATATCTGGAGATGGGCCTTTTGTGTTTTTCGCAGCCTTTTACTCCGTATGTAACAGGAATACCTGTTCGCAGAATCACTTGTGACATCGATGTGACTGTGGACAGTGATCAGCCCGCTGGAGTCCTCAGTGAACCGCGCTGTCACATCTTGTCCACTCCCATCCAGCCACCGTATCACCGGCTTGGGAAACCATCCATCCGACTTACACACCACACGCATTCCTTGCGTGGCGCTTTCCTCGAAACGGATCCAGGGTAGATGGCCAAATCCTGCAACCGGGATGTAATCGGTAAACACGTTGTTACACATGTATCTCGCCAGGAAAGGGCTTTCCATGTGCCGGGCCAGTGAGTAGCGGAGGATGCTGGGGCCTGAAGAGTCACAGAAATAGCAGCGGTGGAAACTCCAACCATTATTGGTTGGGTCACCGGGTACCTCCGCGTTACCGCCCCaccgcctcgttgtcaccttccccttcagccaacaatgatccGTTTTACATGTTTCTTCAACCGCGTCCCCCTTGGTTaatctttttcacaccttacccttccatatctctagagtCCCTCTCCCATGattctcagtcttaagaagggtctcggcccgaaacgtcacccattccttctttccacacatgctgcctgtccagctgagttattcctgcattttgtgtctacattcggtgtaaacctgcatctgtagttcgttcctacacacaaCCTCGCCGTTGCCATTCCGTTCCGGGTCGTGTCAGTCCCAGCCTGTGCCTAGGCACAGTGGCGGACCTACATTTTTGGGGccctgaagcttgaactgttatgGGGACCCCTTCGCAACCAGCAACGAGGTCTGGGTAACCACTGTTATCTTACTGTCTGTGTCTGGGTAACCACTGTTATCTGGGGTTGTTCCACGACACATCACCACGGATTTTAATGTTTGTCATAAATGTTAatagtgttttaaattatttataattattttatatgaAATATATTTGGAATGAAACATCATTAATTTCGATGTTTTTTTCGTTTACGGCGAGTCTACATGATACTTTAAtaactttttaatttaattttaactattattttgtattgaattgtactatattattaatataattaattaCCCGCTTCTCATACAGTAGACCACATTGTTTAAGCAATGTGGACTAAGCAAAATATTCACCTCCAGACAAAGTATTGGCCGGGGGTCCAGGTGGCTGGCTAGGCCCCCGATGGGGTCCACGGGCAGCGCCCCGGTGGGGGTTCAGGGGTCAACTCCCCCTgaagctcctgcattttcaatcaATTGAAAGTGATTCTCAATCTTTGTGCTGGTAGTTTACGTAACAGAACCCTAGAACTTTACTAACATAAGCAGTAAAATAACCACCAAAAGGTATATATTTCATGAAatggacaatagagaataggtgcaggagtaggcaattcggcccttcgagctagcaccgccatacaatatgatcatgtctgatcatccccaatcagtaccccgttcctgccttctccccatatccactgactgcgctataaccatataacatataaccatataacaattacaccagggaaacaggccatctcgacccttctagtccgtgccgaacacgtattctcccctagtcccatatacctgcgctcagaccataaccctccattcctttctcgtccatataactatccaatttatttttaaatgataaaaacgaacctgcctccaccaccttcactggaagctcattccacaccgccaccactctctgagtaaagaagttccccctcatgttaccactaaagttctgtcccttaattctcaagtcatgtccccttgtttgcatcttccctcctctcagtgggaaaagcttatccacgtcaactctgctatctttaagtgtTCTGTCTAGctcattctctcttgaaagtatccagagaacatgcctccgcctccctctggggcagagaattccacagactcacaactctctgtgagaaaacagtgtttcctcgtctccgttccaaatgggttattttaaactgtggcccctggttctggactcccccaacatcgggaacatgttacctgcctctagcgtgtccaaacccttaataatcttatatgttttaataaaggGCCTCATACAGCTAAAACAATATTTACCAAAAATGTTAATTGAAATGTCTCTTCGCCcagcactgagatgagaaaaacacgttttcacctagagttgtgaatttgtagaattctctgacacagaagacaGTGATCTCGTCTCCTTCTGCAGCACCTCACACACCCACTTGTCGTCACCTCATCTTCGCCCACTTCACCTcacctacacacctacacctCGACCAATCCCCTCGCCTCACTCAACCCGTCGCCTCGTCTATACCTCACTGCTAAACTTCTCCTCATACCTAAACCTCGCCTCTACTAAACCGTACCTCGCTAAACCTCGCCCCTCAAATAAACCTCACACCTTAGCCCCACCTCAATTTAACTAACCCGCGCCTCGACTAATCGGGGCCGAGCGCGGAGCGGGGCGCAGacgtattccctaggacattgagagaagttagtgtagaaatagcaggggctatgacagaaatatttcaaatgtcattagaaacgggaatagtaccggaggattggcgtactgcgtatgttgttccattgtttaaaaaggggtctaagagtaaacctagcaattatagacctgttagtttgacgtcagtggtgggcaaattaatggaaaggatacttagagataatatatataagcatctggataaacagggtctgattaggaacagtcaacatggattagtgcctggaaggtcatgtttgactaatcttcttgaacttttttgaagaggttactcgggaaattgatgagggtaaagcagtggatgttgtatatatcgaCTTCAGTAaggttgacaaggttcctcatggaatgttggttaagaaggttcaatggttgggtattaatggtggagtagcaagatggattcaacagcggctgaatgggagatgccagagagtaatggtggatgcttgtttgtcaggttggaggccagtgactagtggggtgccacagggatctgtgttgggtccactgttgtttgtcatgtacaccaatgatctgcatgatggtgtggtaaattggattggtaagtatgcagatgatactaagataggtggggttgtggataattaagtagattttcaaagtctacagagagatttatggcagttggagagtgggctgaaagatggcagatggagtttaatgctgataagtgtgaggtgctacatcttgccaggacaaatgaaaataggacgtacatggtaaatggtagggaattgaagaatgcaagtgaacagaaggatctgggaataactgtacacagttccctgaaagtggaatctcatgtagattgggtggtaaagaaagcttttggtgtgctggcctttacaaatcagagcattgagtatagaagttgggatgtaatgttaaaattgtacaagtcattggtgaggccaattctggagtatggtgtacaattttggtcgcctaattataggaaggatttcaacaaagtagagagagtatagaggagatttactagaatgttgcctgggtttcagcaactaagttacagagaaaggctgaacaagttcgggctttattctttggagcgcagaaggttaaggggggacttgatagaggtctttaaaatgatgagagggatagacagagttgacgtggataagcttttcccactgagattagggaagattcaaacaaggggacatgacttgagaattaagggactgaagtttaggggtaacatgagggggaacttctttactcagagagtggtagctgtgtggaatgagcttccagtgaaggtggtgggggcaggttcgtttttatcgtttaaaaataaattggatagttatatggacggaaaggaatggagggttatggtctgagcgcaggtatatgggactaggggagaatacgtgttcggcacggactagaagtggcgagatggccagtttccgtgctgtaattgttatatagttatatggtattGCCCGGGTGAGAAAAtgggagggtaggggaggggttgtgtgtacGCGCGCTGATGTGGATGTGGAAACCGCCCACTCACCCGCGGCGGCCGCAGCCCCTCCCCACGAGAGAGAGGCGGCTACTAGTGGAGCCGGGGATTAGGTGTGGGGTGGAGGTTAGTCGTGAGATGGGAGGTTTAGTCCAGGCGAGGTTTAGTGCTTTCAGGTTTAAGTGTGAGGTGAAGTTTAGTCGAGGCGAGGGGGTTTAGTCGAGGTGAAAAGTCAGATTCattcggaattccgatttaaatcggaagaataacTGGACTAAAGTCGCTTCTGGAACCCGTCCAGGATGAGGGGCCCTGAAGCGTAAATTTCATTAATTTCATAATAGATCCGCCCCTGCCGAGGCAGCGGTCTGCATTGCCAGTAACCCTTGAACTTCCCAGTAAAATCCCAGTCTGTGCGGCCGCTTGCTGACATTCCCGGTGTAAACCCTGGTGTGAACTCTATGCCCCCAGAGGGACACACCTTCAACCTGCAGCCGCATCGCCTCCTGCTGACGGGACGTGGGGGTGCTGATGGAACACGTGCACATTCCAGCATCTGACACTTTGACCCTCTTCCGTTTAAGCGATGCGTTTCCACGGGGAAACTCTTCCCGAAGGAGTCCGGTCCTCCCTCGATAAGGCCCGTCCTGCAACTCAGCTCGGTCCTCGCCGCTGGTGTATACATGTACCAGTGACCCCGGGCTCGTTGTAAACCATCGGACGTCCAGAGCGGCCAGTGATGTATCCGGTGCCTTCTGACATTCCAATAGGACATCTTCACCCACCATGGCCACCACCGGAGAGTCCGGCACAATCACATTGAACTCCtctggaaaaataaaatatttaaacttCAGCTTTTTACGTTGGCGAGTTGTGTACATTTCGGGGTTAGGGATGCAGTTAAGCAAAAGTACATTTCCATTTTAGAGTTGCTAAATCTTCCAAAAATCATCTTAGAATAATGTCACAATCTCTGTCGCCGAATGCTTCAAATGGGGGTTTGAACCCACGACCATCTGACCCAGGACTTTGTTAACAGCGTCTTTGAGTGAGTCGGAACATCCCACAGATCGGCTAAGGTGGTGCAGTAGCACAATATTCACGGCAAGGTGTATGTGTTAGTCGCGTCGATAGTCCCATTACCTACCCATGGTCATCGCATGAACAAGCAACAGCAGAAAGATGCAGCCTGCTCCCTTCATCGTTGAAAGAATTCCTTCCTTGCTTTCACCTCAAAACAGAACATCGAGATAATGTTTAAAGGGTTAGCACTACCGCACTGAAAATAAGTTCATGAACTAACTCTATAAAtcctatttaaattttttttatgaGAAGCATGTAGACAAATAGTAGCAAgcgacaatttaattacagatttcttacatacCTTCACTTTATAAAACTGTTTTAAAGAATAAAGATTACGAGAGAAAAATATAAGAGAAAGTATAAACTAATAGAGAGAAAAATAAGACGAAAAAAGAAATGACGAATAACAAGATTGTGGGGCTATATCCAGGAGATGCTGAGTacaatcagtgaaacgtggttgcaggaggggtgtgattggaaactaaatattccaggatttcgttgcttcaggtgtgatagaattggaggggcaagaggtggaggtgttgcattgcttgtcagggaagatattacagcagtgctttggcaggatagattggagggctcatctagggaacatatttgggtggaactgagaagtgggaaaggtgtagcaacactaataggggtgtattatagaccgccaaatggggagcgagaattggaagagcaaatatgtaaggagattgcagatattagtagtaagcacaaggtagtgattgtgggagatttcaactttccacacatagactgggaaacacattctgtaaatgggctggatggtttggagtttgtaaaatgtgtgcaggatagtttttttcagcaatacatagaggtacctactagaggaggggcagtgttggacctcctgttaggaaatgagacgggacaggtggcggaggtatgcgttggggagcacttcgggtccagtgatcacaataccattagtttcaatataattatggagatggtcagaactggacctagggttgagatttttgattggagaaaggctaactttgatgagatgcgaaattatTTAAAAGGATTGAACTAGGacatttgttttatgggaaggatgtagaagataaatggaggacatttaaaggggaaattttaatagtacaaaatctttatgttcctgttcggttgaaaggaaacagtaaaaatgggaaagagccctggttttcaagggaaattggacatcttgttcggaaaaagatggagattacaataattataggcagcatgaagtaaattaggtgcttgaggagtataaagaatgtaaaaagcatcttaagaaagaaattagaaaagctaaaagaagatatgagattgctttggcaagtaaggtggaagtaaatccaaagggtttctatagctatattaatagcaaaaggataacgagggataaaattggtccattggagagacagggtggacagctatctgcagaaccaaaagagatgggggagatagtgaacaatgtattttcttcggtattcaccaaggagaagaatattgaattatgtgaggtaagggaacctagtagagtagctatggatactatgagtttcaaagtaaaagaagtactgacacttttgaaaaatataaaagtggataagtctccaggtcctgacaggatattccctaggacattgagggaagttagtgtagaaatagccggggctatgacagaaatatttcaaatctcattagaaacgggaatagtccccgcggattggcgtactgcgcatgttgttccattgtttaaaaagggttccaagaataaacctagcaattatagacctgttagtttgacgccagtggtgggaaaattaatggaaaagatacttagaggtaatatatataagcatctggataaacagcgtctgattaggaacagtcaacatggatttgtgcctggaaggtcatgtttgactaatcttcttgaatttttggaaaaggttactagggaaattgacgagggtaaagcagtggatgttgtctatatggacttcagtaaggcctttaacaaggttcctcgtggaaggttggttaagaaggttcaactgttgggtataaatggaggagtagcaagatggattcaacagtggctgaatgggagaagtcagagggtaatggtggatggctgtttatcgggttggaggcaggtgtctactgggggtgcctcagggatctgtgttgggtcctttgttgtttgtcatgtacatcaatgatctggacgaaggtgtggtaaattagattagtaagtatgcagatgataccaaagatagggggtgttttggataatgaagaggatttccaaagtctacagtgatttaggccatttggaagaatgggctgaaagatggcagatggaatttattgctgataaatgtgaggtgctacaccttggcaggacaaatcaaaataggacgtacatggtaaatggtagggaattgaagaatacagttgaacagagggatctgggaataaccgtgcatagttccttgaaggtggaatctcatatagacagggtggtaaagaaagcttttgctaTGCTAGCCTtattaatcagagcattgagtatagaagctgggatgtaatgttaaaattgtacaaggcattgttgagaccaaatctggagtatggtgtacaattttggtcgcccaattataggaaggatgtcaacaaaatagagagggtacagaggagatttactagaatgttgcctgggtttcaacaactaagttacagagaaaggttgaataagtcaggtccttattctctggagcgcagaaggttaaggggggacttcataggggtctttaaaatgatgagagggatagacagaattgatgtggatcagcttttcccttt
It encodes:
- the LOC129693980 gene encoding butyrophilin-like protein 10, translating into MYTTRQRKKLKFKYFIFPEEFNVIVPDSPVVAMVGEDVLLECQKAPDTSLAALDVRWFTTSPGSLVHVYTSGEDRAELQDGPYRGRTGLLREEFPRGNASLKRKRVKVSDAGMCTCSISTPTSRQQEAMRLQVEGVSLWGHRVHTRVYTGNVSKRPHRLGFYWEVQGLLAMQTAASAGADLLGDAVEETCKTDHCWLKGKVTTRRWGGNAEVPGDPTNNGWSFHRCYFCDSSGPSILRYSLARHMESPFLARYMCNNVFTDYIPVAGFGHLPWIRFEESATQGMRVVCKSDGWFPKPVIRWLDGSGQDVTARFTEDSSGLITVHSHIDVTSDSANRYSCYIRSKRLRKTQKAHLQISDMFINKVNEFNIWLPIFWAFAGFV